The following nucleotide sequence is from Mycobacterium sp. 3519A.
CCGCGCTCCGCGCCGAAGCGATGCCGGCGGGTGCGTCCTCGACGACCGCGCATCGCGCGGGAGCGATCCGCAGGCGCTGCGCGGCGGCGAGATACGGGTCGGGGAACGGCTTGCCCTTGTTGACGTCCTCACCGGTGATCAACACGGCGGCGGTCGGAAGTTCCGCCGAGGCCATCCGGGCGGTGGCCAGTGCGCGATTGCCCGACGTGACGACGGCCCAACGCCCGCCGGGGCACGAGGCTAGTAGCTCACGCGCACCTGGGATCGCGCGGACGTCGGTGGCGGTGTCCAGTTCCAGCTGCTTGAGTTCGGCTGCCGCCTTGGCGACTTCACTTGCGTCGCCGATCAATTCGGCGACGAGGTCGTTGATGCGCCGGCCGTGCTCGATGTCACGATGGAAGTCGAACCCTGGCGCCCAGCGGGTGGCCCACTGGTTCCAGGCGACCGCCGCGGCGTCGTGCGAGTCGACCAGCACGCCGTCGCAGTCGAGGAGAAGCCCGTCGACGTCGAAGCTCACTTGGCTCGCCACGGAGGCAGGCTATCCGACACCGTGTGATGATGAGGCGTGGCTGATATGACCGGCCGTGCGGTGCTGGTCACCGGCGCCAGCGGCGGCATCGGCGCCGCGACGGTGCGCAGGCTCACCGGTCGCGGCGCGACGGTGTACGCCGCAGGACGCGACGAGGCGAAGCTGACCGTGCTGGCCGCCGAGACGGGTGCCCTGCCGGTGGTGTTCGACCTGACGAGTGAGGACGAGATCCGGGCCGCGGTATCGGGCCTGCAGTTGTGGGGCGTGGTGAACTGCGGCGGTTTCGGCGGTGAGATCGCCACCCCGCAGGACACCGATATCGTGGTGTTCGACAAGGTGATCGCGATCAACGCGCGCGGCAGCCTGCTGGTGATCAAGCACGCGACGCCGGGGATGATCGCGCGCGGCGCAGGCGGGTCGATCGTGAACGTGTCCAGCCAGGCCGGCCTGGTGGCGTTGCCGGGCCACGTCTCGTACGGCTCGTCGAAGGCGGCGCTGGACAACATCACCCGGGTGGCTGCCCTGGAGTTGGGCAAACACCGCATCCGCGTCAACTCCGTCAACCCCACCGTGGTGATGACCGACATGTCGGCGTCGTACTGGGGGCGTGCAGACGTCGGACCACCGTTCTTGGCGCAGATGCCGCTGGGCCGATGGGCCACCGAAGACGAGATCGCTGCGCCGATCTGCTTCCTGCTCAGCGACGACGCCTCGATGATCACCGGCGCCTGCCTGCCGGTCGACGGCGGGTACAGCTGTCGTTAGCGCCGGTAGCCTGGCCGTATGACCAGGCGGCACGCGGCAGCGGTGTTGGCGCTGCTGCTCGGCGCCGTGCTGACCGGCTGCGGGCACACCGTCACCGGGACGGCGACATGGCCCGGCGCCCGGCTGGAGAAGGTGGTGCTGACCGCGGCGGATTTCCCGCCCGGCGTCCAGTTCGACCGCATCATCCGTCCGGCGGGGCAGCCCGACGGCGCAGGCGGGCCGCCCGCCATGCTGTCGAATCCCGAAGGTTGCTCGGACGGGCTCACCCGCGCCATCGCCGACTCGGCCGAACGCGGGCCGGGCAGCGCGGCCGAGTACGTGGTCGGCTACGACGGGGCGCGGATCGTGATGACGGTGTTGACGTGGCCGCTGGACCTCGACCGGCTGGCCGCCACCGCGGAGCGCTGCGCGCACTTCCAGACTTTCTTCGACACCGCGATGCCCGGCATCCCGATGACCACACTGCGGCTGGACACCCCGCGCCACGATGCGCTGGTCTACGAGCAGACCATGCGGCTGGGCGACGAATCCACCAGCGCGTACTTCTCGTTCGAAAACATCGGGCGGATGGGCGTGTTCGGCGTCGCGTTCCCCACACCGAACCCGTCGATCGCCGTCAAAGCCGCGCTGCCGCAGACGTTTCTGGAGATCACGGCGAAACAGGCCGAGCGCGCCGAGGCCAGCTAACAGGGCGAAAATCGGCCCGCTGGGCGGTCCTGTCGCTGTAGCGTGGCCCAATGCCCTCCACCATGGTCACCGTCGACGGCTTCGGGGTGCCGATCGACGTCGCAGGCCCGGACAAGGGGTCCGTCGTGGTGGTTCTCGGCGCCGCGCATCACGCGCCGTCGGCCTATGACGCGGTGTGTCAGCGACTGCACACCGCATCGCTGCGGACCGTTGTGATCGGCCCGGATCCGCGGCTGACCGCCAAGTCGGTGGTCGGCATCCTCGACGCCCTCGACGTCCGGTGGGCGCTGCTGGTCGGCGACCGCATTGGCGGCGAGCTGGCGTGGGAGCTGGCCGCCACCCGGCTGGACCGGTTCATCGGGCTGGTGGTGATCGACCGAGGACATCCGCGCGTCGCCGACCCCACCGGGGTGATCCGCGACGAGCACTGCCCGCCGGTCGAGATGAACACCACCGCGCTGGTCAGCACGCCCGCCGCGCGGGCCGTCGCGAAGGCCAGCCAGCGCTATGTGTACGGCGACTTCCGGCTCGTCGACCTGCTCGGCAGGCGCAACGCGCAGGAGTCCACGGCGCAGCTGGCCGCCGAGATCGTGATGCGCACCAGCGTCTGGTAGCCGGCTACTGCTGCGGCTGATCCGGCGTCCACGCCTGCGGCAACGCCGGACTCTGCGGGAACAGGAAGTCGATGAACGCCTGCGCGGTCGGCTGCGGCTCGTGGTTGGCCAGGCCCGGCCGCTCGTTGGCCTCGATGAACACGTACTCGGCGCCGGTGACGTCGGGCACGAGCAGGTCGATGCCGGTCACCGGTATCCCGATGGCCTCCGCGGCGGTCACCGCGACCGCGCACAGCTCGGGGTTCACCTCCGCGGTGACGTCGTGGATGGTGCCGCCCTGATGCAGGTTCGCGGTGCGCCGAACACGCAACCGGGTGCCTTCCGGCAGCACGTCGGAAAACGACCAGCCCGCTTCGGCCACCGTCGCCTCGGTCACCTCGTCCAGCGGGATGCGGGACTCGCCGCCGGTGGCCGCGGCGCGGCGCCTGCTCTGCGCCTCGATCAACTCGCGCACGGTGTGATGCCCGGTGCCGATCACTTCGGCCGGCCGACGCAGCGCCGCGGCGACCACCTTGTGGTCGATCACCACCAACCGCAGATCGTCGCCCAGCGCGCGCTGCTCGATCAGCACGTCGGGATGTTGTTCACGTGCGCGTGCCAGCGCCGCGTCGAGTTCCGCACGGCCGTCGATGCCGACGGTGATGCCCTTGCCCTGCTCACCGCGGGTGGGCTTGACCACGACGTCGCCCACCTCCTCGAGGAACACGTAATCCTCCTCGTCAAAGGTGGCCAGCCTGCCCTTGGCAACGGCGATGCCAGCCTCGGCGACCAGGCGACGGGTCAGCCGTTTGTCGTCACAACGCGCCATCGCCACCGCGGAGGTGAACTCCGACAACGACTCTCGCGTCACCACGCTGCGGCCGCCGTGCGTCAGCCGCATCTCACCGGCCTCCGCGTCGAGCACCTCGACCCAGATGCCGCGGCGCATGGCCTCGTCGGCGATGATGCGGGCGTACGGGTTGAGGTCGTCGACGGTCTCCGGCGGATGTGTGAACAGCGGCTCGTTGATCGCGTTCTTACGCTTGACCGCCATCACGGGCACGCGGGTGAATCCGAGCTTCTCGTAGAGCGAGATCGCAGCGGTATTGTCATGTGCCACCGACAGATCCATGTAGGCGCGGCCGCGGTCGCGGTAGATCTCAGCCAGCGCGCCGGTCAGCGCCGCGCCGACGCCGGGCAGGCTCGACGTGGGGTCGACGGCCAGCGTCCACAGGCTCGAACCGTTCTCCGGGTCGGAGAACAACCGCTTGTGGTCGACGCCGGTGACGGTACCGACGATAGTGCCGTCGTCGTCGCGGACGGCGACCAGATAGTCGACCGCATCGCGGTGCAGGTGGTTGTCCCAGATGACGTCGACGGGCGCCGACACCATTCCGCAGCGCAGGTATACGCGGTTCATCGCGTCGGCGTCCTCGGCACGCTCGAGGCTGCGCACCGTGAACCCGGTGGGCGAAACCGGTTGCTGCTCTTCGGTGAACCGCAGCCGGTAGGTGTGGCTCGGGTCGATGAACAGTTCGGCGGGGGCCAGCGCGACGAGCACCTGCGGTTCGCGGGCGTACATGCAGATGTCGCGCCTGCCGCGGCCCTCCTGCCGCAGCACCTCGGCGAGTTTCTCCGGGTCGGCGAAGGTCTGACCGAAAACCAGACGGCCCCAACCCAATTCGACGACGACATCGTCTGCCATCGCGTCGACCATGTGCTGCGGCGACGCGTCGTGCAACCCGAGGGTGATGGCTTCGGAATGGTTGGGATCCAGCGCGGTCATGCTGCTGCCCCCGTGATGCCGTGCCGCTGCAACCACAGTTCCAGCAGCGCGATCTGCCACAACTCGTTACCGCGCAACGGGGTCAGCCTGCCGTTGGGGTCGGCGAGCAGGCGCTCGACGGCCTCGGGACGGAATAGGCCGCGCTCCTTGGCGGCGGGCGCGTACAGCGCGTCACGGACCAGATCCAGGTACGGGCCCTCCAGGTGCGTCAGCGCAGGCACCGGGAAGTAGCCCTTCGGTCGGTCGATCACGTCGGCCGGAATCACCTTGCGCGCAGCCTGTTTCAGCACGCCCTTGCCGTCGTGCGCGGTCTTCAGTTCGGGCGGGCAGGTGGCGGCCAGTTCGACGAGTTCGTGGTCGAGGAACGGCACCCTGCCTTCGAGTCCCCACGCCATGGTCATGTTGTCGACACGCTTGACCGGGTCGTCGACCAGCATCACAGTGGTGTCCAGTCGCAGCGCCCGGTCGACACCGGTCGCCGCGCCCGCCCGCGCGAAGTGTTCGGTGACGAACTCCTCGCTGGGATCGCCGTAGGTGCCGTCTGGTCGGCGACGTATCGCCTCAGTCAGATAGCTTGGCGCCACGATCTTCTCGTAGCCCGACCGGTCGCGGTCGAAGAACGCCGCGCGGTAGCTGGCCACCGACTCCGGCACCGAGGTGGCGTGTGCCATCGGGGGATACCAGTGGTAGCCGGCGAACACCTCGTCGGCGCCCTGCCCGGACTGGACGACCTTGACGTGCTTGGCGACTTCCTGGCTGAGCAGGTAGAACGCCACGCAGTCGTGGCTGACCATCGGTTCGCTCATCGCGCCGATGGCCCCGTCGAGCGCAGGCAACATCCGGTCGGTGCCGATTCGGATCTGGTGATGATCGGTGTCGAACCGCTCGGCGATGATGTCGGAGTACTTGAACTCGTCGCCCTGCACGCCGCCGACGGATTCGAACCCGATCGAGAACGTCGCCAGGCCGTGCTGGCCCGCCTCCGCCAGCAACCCGACGATCAGGCTGGAGTCCACGCCGCCCGACAGCAGGCAGCCCACGGGCACATCGGCCACCAGGCGACGGTCCACGGCCACCCGCAGCGATTCCAGAACCGCATCTTCCCAGTCACGTTCGGACCAGTCGGCACGGTCGTCGCGCCTGCTGAAGTCGGGTTCCCAGTAGGTAGTGGTGGTGCAGCGGCCATCGGGCTCGATCGCCACCAGCGTCGCGGGCGGCACCTTGGTCACCCCGCGCAGGATGGTGCGCGGTGCCGGCACGACCGAGTGGAACGTCATGTAGTGGTGCAGCGCGACCGGGTCGATGCGGGTGTCGACATCACCGCCGGCCACCAGCGCGGGCAGTGCGGACGCGAACCGGATGCGCTTGGCGTCCTGGGTCAGATACAGGGGCTTGATGCCGAGCCGGTCGCGCCCCAGCAGCACCCGGCCGCTGTCGCGCTCGACGATCGCGAACGCGAACATGCCGTAGAGGCGGTCGACGAACCGGTCACCCCAGTGGTGGTAGGCCTTGAGCAGCACCTCGGTGTCACTGTGCGAGAAGAACCGGTAACCGTGGTCGGTCAGCTCGCGCCGCAGCTGCTGGTAGTTGTAGATGCAGCCGTTCCACGCGACGGCCAGCCCCAGGTCGGAGTCGACCATGGGCTGCGCGCCCGCTTCGGACAGGTCGATGATCTTCAGGCGTCGATGGCCGAGGGCCACTCGGCCCTGCGACCACACGCCTGCCGCGTCGGGACCCCGTGCCGTCATCGCCTCGGCCATGGCCGAGACCGCGCTGACGTCCGGTGTCAAGCCATCAAGACGCACTTCGCCGGTGGCACCACACACTCAGCCCAACCTACCCCGTTCCCGGTGGGGCTAAACGTGCGCCTGTGAATCGGCTAGGAGACGCCTTCCAATTCGTCGCCGGTTTCGTCGACCTGCTTGATCGGCCCGGTGAACCAGTTCTTCACCGAGGCGTGCCAGTAGATCCACAGCAGGATCAGCACACCGCCGACCAGCAGCGGGGTGTAGTTGACGAACTTCCATTCGAACGCGTCACCCCAGGGCACACCGCCGGATGAGGTGGGGAACATCGCGACCACGGAGGTGATCAGGATCTCGATGATCGCAACCGGCGCCATCCACTTCCAGTGCCTGCCCAGGTTCCAGCTGCCCTGCTCGAACGAGTCGCCCGCCTTCCACCGGTAATAGATCGGCACCGCGAAGCAGAGGTAGAGCCCGACCACGCCGATGGACACCACCGCGAAGAACGCGACCGGGACGGGGGCGCCGTTGATGTCGACCTCGACCAGGGCGGGCAGGGTGATGACGGCCGCGAGCACCGCGGTCACGATCACGCCGTTGGCGGGCACCCTGTTTTTGTTGACCGCTGACCACAGCTGATGGCCGGGCACCGCGCGGTCGCGGCTGAACGCGAACAACATCCGCGACGCGCTGGTCTGGCACGCGGTGGTGCAGAAGAACTGGCCCGCCGTGGAGATGAGCAGGATCAGTGCCACCCACTTGGAACTCATCGCCTGGGTGAAGATCGTCACCACGGCGCCGCCGCCCTTGGACACGCCGTCGGCGTCCTGCACCGCGAATAGGAAGGACAGCAACAGGATCCAGCCGCCGATCGCCGAGTAGAAGATCGACTGCCAGATGCCCTTGGCCGCCGCATTCGCCGCGCTCTTGGTCTCCTCGGACAGGTGCGCGGACGCGTCGTAGCCGGTGATCGTGTACTGCGTCAGAATCGCCGCGATCGGCAGCACGAACAGCAGGAAACCCCACCCGGACGTCGAGCCGCCGAACATGCCGCTGTTGTTGATGGTCTTGGCGAACACATCACCGAAGCTGGCGTGTTGCGGGGGCAACGCCCACAGCAGCGCGATCACCACCGCCGCGCCCGCGACGTGCCACCACACCGAGATGTTGTTGATGATGGCCAGCAGGTGGCTGGAGAAGATGTTGATCAGCGCGGAGATCGCCAGGATCACCACGAACAGCAGGAACGTGCGCCGCAGGCTGTAGCCGGCCAGCCAGGTCTCGCTGAACGTGCCCAACGTGAGGTCCAAAAACGTCGCGCAGCCGTAGGCCACGGACGCCAGGATCGCGATCAACCCGATCAGGTTCAGCCAGCCGGTGTAGAACCCGGCCTTGACTCCGCCGAGTTTGCTTGCCCACCAATAGATTCCGCCGGAAGTCGGGAAGGCCGAAACGAGCTCGGACATGCACAGGCCGATGATCAGGATGAAGACCGAGATGAGCGGCCAGCCCCAGGCGATCGCGGCGGGGCCGCCGTTGTTCCAGCCCAGTCCGAATGACGTGAAGCAGCCGGCCAGGATCGAGATGATCGAGAACGAAATGGCGAAGTTGGAGAAGCCCGACCAGGACCGCTGCAACTCCTGCACGTAGCCGAGCTTGGCGAGGTGCCGCTCGTCGTCATTCAAATGCTCATGGCCCTCTGGCACGACGGTTCTCCTTCAGGGATCTGAGGCGAGCAGGTTCCCTAGGGACAATAGGCCGCTATTGGTCTGGCGTCCTACCTTTGGAGATGACGGCCGCGTAAAACTTGCCCACGAGAGCAATCGCAGGTCGACTAGCTGGCGTTTTGGGTGTTTCCGAACTGTCTCCCTGTCGATATTGACGTGCGCATTCGCCCTCATTATTGTCCAAGTTGTCTGACAACTTGCGCCAAATTGCCAAGGAGGGCGCCATGGCGGAGAACAAGCGGGCAGTCGGATCGGTCACCTATCGGGACGCAGAACACGGTTATTTCGAGCGGCGCAAGCTGCGCAGGCACGCCGCGTTCTGGTCGCTGTGGGCGCTCGGCGTCGGCGCAGTGATCTCGGGGGATTTCTACGGCTGGAATGTCGGCCTGGACGCCGGCGGCTTCGGCGGCCTGCTGATCGCGGGCGTGATCATCACGGTGATGTATTACGGCCTGTGCTACAGCATCGCCGAGATGTCGCCTGCGTTGCCGCACACGGGCGGCGCGTACTCGTTCTCGCGGTCCGCGATGGGGCCGTGGGGCGGTTTCATCACCGGTCTCGCCGAGAACATGGAATACGTCATCACCCCCGCGGTGGTGGTGAGTGCGATGGGATTCCTGTCCCACGACATCGTCGTCGAGCTCGTCGCGACCGACGGATGGTGGAACAGCCCCGTGTTGTGGGCCGCGGTGTTCTACATCATCTTCGTCGGCATCAACATCATGGGCATAGAGATCACCATGCGCTTCACCGTGGTGATCACGGTGTCGGCGCTCGCCATCCTCGGATTCTTCTATCTCGCAGTACTTTTCTCCGGCAAGTTCGACTTCAGCCTGCTGACCAACATCCCGCCGGAGGAGGGCGGCAGCAGTTTCCTGCCGAAGGGCATCGCGGGTATCTTCCCCGCCCTGCCGTTCGCGATCTGGTTTTATCTGGCGATCGAGGAACTGCCGCTGGCCGCTGAGGAATCGCACGATCCGAAGCGCGACATCCCACGTGCGACGATCTGGGGTCTGAACACGCTGGTGCTGTTTGCGATACTGACCCTGTTCCTGAACACCGGTGTCGGGGGCGGCGCGGCGGCCATCGGCACCTCGGCGACGCCGTTGTTCGACGGGTTCAAGGCGGTGTTCGGCGACGGCACCGGTGCCGCGGTGCTGGCCACCATCGGATTGATCGGGCTGATCGCGAGCTTCTTCACGATCATCTACGCCTACGGGCGCAACACCTATTCGCTTTCTCGCGCAGGCTATTTCCCGCAGGTGTTGTCGATCACCCATCCGAAACGGCACACCCCGTACGTCGCGCTGATCGCAGGCGCGATCGTCGGGTTCCTGCTCGTGTGGCTGATGTACCTGCTCGGCCAGAGCGAGAATGCGCTCGCCGGCAAGATCGTCGGTGCGCTGCTGTACATGGCCGTGTTCGGCGCGGTGATCTCCTACTTCATGCAGTGCATGTCGTTCATCATGTTGCGGCGCAAACTGCCGAACATCGAACGGCCGTACCGCAGTCCGTGGGGCGTCGGCGGTGCCGCCGTCGCGGGATTCATCGCGCTCGTCGCACTGATTTCGCTGTTCTTCAACGCCGACTACCGGCCCGGCGTGGTCGGCACGCTGGTCTACTTCGTGATCGGCCTGCTCTACTTCGCGATCGTGGGCAGGCACAAGCTGGTGCTCTCACCTGAAGAGGAGTTCGCGCTGTCGCACGGGCAGTACGGCGTGAATCTCGACAAGGAGGGCTACGGCGCGATGTCGGCGACCGAGATCAAGACCGACGACACGAAGTCCACGTCAGCGTGAGCTGAGGCGTGCCGTGTCCCTGGTCCTGGGAGTCGACGTCGGCTCGCAGAGCATCAAGGTCGTCCTCGTCGACGAGAGTGGCGACGTGATCTCCACCGGCGCGGCCGCCCTGAGCATGACCCATGCGCACGACGGCTGGGCCGAGCAGGACCCGCAAAGGTATTGCACCGCACTGCGAGACGCCGTGTGCGCGGCGACGGCCGAGGTCGATTCGTCGCGGGTGACGGCGATCGGCCTCGGCAGCCAGGTCGACGGTGTGGTCGCCTGCGATGCCGACGGCGCGCCGCTGCGAGGCGCGATCATCTGGCTGGACAAGCGGGCCACCGAGCAGTGTGACCAACTGGTGGCCGCGGTCGGCGAGGAGGCGTTGGCCGAGCGGACGGGCCTGGTCGCCGACGCCTCACACAGCGCACCGAAGATGATGTGGATCCGCGACCACGAACCCTCGGTGTGGCAGCGCACGGCGACGCTGGCGCCCGTCGGGTCGTATCTGCTGCATCACCTGACCGGTATCCACGCCCAGGACGCCGCCAACGCGTCGTCGACCATGGTGTATGACGTCAGCCGCGGTGACTTCGACGAAATGCTGTGCACCGCAGCAGGTCTGGATTCGTCGATGTTCGCGCCGGTGCGCCGGTCCACCGATGTGGCAGGCACGCTGCTGCCGGACGTGGCTGCGGATTTCGGGCTGTCCCCGGCATGCGAGGTCGTCGTCGGCACCGGTGACGAGCACGCCGCGTCGGTGGGTGCAGGCGCGATCGAGTCCGGTGTGGTCGTCGACGTCACCGGCACCGCCGAACCGGTGACCACGGCGTCCGACGCTCCGGTGCGCGACCCGCTGGGCCTCGTCGAGACGCACGGTCATGCGGTGCCCGGTGCCTGGCTGATCGAGAATCCCGGATTCGTCAGCGGCGGAAGCACTCTCTGGCTGGCCGGGCTGCTCGGGGTGCCGCAGGCCGACGTCTTCCCGTTGGCCTGCACCGCGCCCGCGGCCAGTGCAGGGGTGCTGTTCCTGCCCGCGCTGTCCGGGGCGACGGCGCCGCGGTGGAACGACAAGATGCGGGGTGGGCTGCTCGGCCTTGCGATGAACCACACCCCGGCGCATATCGCCAGGGCGGTGCTCGAGGGATGCGCATACGCGTTGCGCGACATCGTCGAACGCCCCGACGCGATGGGGCTGGGCCGTGGCGAGGTCCGCATCGTCGGCGGCGGTGCGCGCGACAACCTGTGGGCGATGATCAAAGCCAGCGTGCTGGGCAGGCCGGTGCGCCGGGTGCTGACCGAGGAGGCCACCGCGGTCGGGGCCGCGATGGTCGCCGGCGTCGGCACCGGGTTCTTCGCCGACTTCACCGCGGCGTCGAGCGCTGTCCGACTCGCCCCAACCGCGATCGAACCCGACCCGGAGGCGTGCAAGACCTACGCGGAGGCCTACCAGCGCTACCTGGCCGCGTTCGACGCTGTCGAATCGGCGCTGGGATGATCACTGTTCCCGACCCGGCGAAGCTGCTGGCTGATCTGCGCACCGCCGGTCACGACGGGCTGCCCGAGGTCGACGTCCGGATCGGAAAGTCGGTGTTGAACACCGCAATCGCCGACAGCATCGACAGGTTCGTCGGCAGGGAGCCGTTGATCCTCAGCGACGGCGGACCCTACCGCACACCGGACGGGCCGGTGGTGGATCGGCTCGCGAACCACCTCGGCTGCCGCGTGGTGCAACTCGGCACCGGGACGGTGAAGGCCGACGAGGAGACCGTCGACCGGGCCGTCGGCGAGGTGGGCGAACACCGGCTGCTGATCTCCGTCGGATCGGGGACGCTCACCGACATCGCGAAGGTCGCCGCGCAACGCACCGGCAACCACCACGTCGCGGTCCAAACCGCGTGCAGCATCAACGGTTTCATCGCCGACCGCAGCGTGCTGGTGATCGCGGGTGCCAAGCGCACCGTGCGGTCGCGGTGGCCCGACGTGCTGGTCGCCGACACCGACATTCTGGTTGCGGCGCCATGGCAATTGAATCTGGCTGGGGTGGGCGACCTTTCGACGGTGCCCAACGCGGTGGCCGAGTGGCGGCTGGCCGCCCGGCTGGGGCACGGCCCGCCGTACACCGCGGCCGTCGTCGACGACGTGCTCGCGGCGGGCCCGACCCTGCCCGCGCTGGCCCGCGCGGCACGCGACGGCGAACCTGACGGAATCGCCGATCTGGCAAGGCTGCTGGCGGTCAGCGGCCTTTCGATGGGCATCGTCGGGTCGACGGCGCCCGCGTCGGGCACCGAGCACGCGGTGTCGCATCTGATGGAGATGGCGCGCGGCCGCCAGGGCAGGCCTGCCGCGGCGCACGGGATGCAGGTCACGGTCGCGACCAGGTTGGCGGTGCGGGTCTGGCAGTTGGTGGACGCCACGATCCGCTCCGGAGACGCGAAGGTGCAGGTTCCCGACGAGGCGACAAGCCGCGATGCCGTCGCACGCGCATTCGCCGACTTCGACCAGCAGACCGCCGAGGAATGCTGGACGGCGTACTCGGCCAAGCGCGAATGGTTGCTGGCGCACCAATCCGCGGTCGAGACGGTGATTTCCGAGTGGGACGAGTTCTCGCGGTCGCTGGTGCTGGCCTCGCCGGAGGAGTTCGACGAGATCGGCAGGGCCAGCGGGTTGCCCAGCCGGGCGCAGGACCTCGGCGACGGCTACGACGACGAGCTGTTGTGGTGGGCGTTGCGGAATTCGCATCTGCTGCGGGAACGGATTTCGATCACCGACCTCGCCGACCTTCTCGGCGTGTGGTCGGACGACACGGCGCGGTCGATCGTGGCCGACGCCGCCAACGCAACCGGATAGGAGCGCTGCCGTGTCCAACTTCGTGTTCATGCTGACCCACGGCGACAGGACCGTCGAACACGCCGCCGATGTGGTGCCGCAACTGGCAGACACCGGACTGCGGTACATCGGGTTCAAAGATGTCGGCGCCGACGCACCGCGACAGCGGGCGTTGACGGCACTGGCCCACGACGCCGGGTTCGAGGTGATGCTGGAAGTGGTGTCGACCAGTAAGGAGGAGGAGTTGGCGTCGCTGCGTGCGGCGGCCGCGGCAGGCGTCGACTGGGTGCTCGGCGGCACGCACGCCGCCGAGGGGGCCGACATCGTGCCCGACACCGTGCGCTACTGCCCGTTCCCAGGAAGGGTCGTCGACCATCCGAGCGTGCTGCTGGGCAGCATCGACGAAATCGCGTCAGACGCCGAAAGGCTCACGGCGATGGACCATGTCAGCGGACTGGATCTGTTGGCGTACCGTCATCCGACCGCCGATCACGAGGCGTTGATCCGTGCGGTGGTCGCGCGTTCGCGCGGCACGGTGATCGTGGCCGGGTCGATCGCGAGCATCGACCGTGTGCTGGCCGTGCGCGAGGCAGGCGCGTGGGGCTTCACCATCGGCAGTGCGATATTCGACGGCATGCTGCCCGGCGCACCGTCGGTGCCCGATCAGGTGCGCGGTGTGCTCGCGGCGGCCACCGCCGACGCCGCCGGGACGAGCCGGACGTAGGCTTTTGCCCGTGTCCGGCCGAACCCTGCTTGCCGACCGGTTGCGTGATGAGCTGCTGGCGGAGATCTCCGGTGCGCAGTTGCAGCCGGGGGCGAAGCTGCCGACCGAGGGCGAACTGGCCAAGCGGTTCAAGGTATCTCGCGCGACGGTGCGAGAAGCGGTCCGCGGACTGGTGGAAGCCGGGTACGTCACCCGGCGTCG
It contains:
- the ngg gene encoding N-acetylglutaminylglutamine synthetase; the protein is MTALDPNHSEAITLGLHDASPQHMVDAMADDVVVELGWGRLVFGQTFADPEKLAEVLRQEGRGRRDICMYAREPQVLVALAPAELFIDPSHTYRLRFTEEQQPVSPTGFTVRSLERAEDADAMNRVYLRCGMVSAPVDVIWDNHLHRDAVDYLVAVRDDDGTIVGTVTGVDHKRLFSDPENGSSLWTLAVDPTSSLPGVGAALTGALAEIYRDRGRAYMDLSVAHDNTAAISLYEKLGFTRVPVMAVKRKNAINEPLFTHPPETVDDLNPYARIIADEAMRRGIWVEVLDAEAGEMRLTHGGRSVVTRESLSEFTSAVAMARCDDKRLTRRLVAEAGIAVAKGRLATFDEEDYVFLEEVGDVVVKPTRGEQGKGITVGIDGRAELDAALARAREQHPDVLIEQRALGDDLRLVVIDHKVVAAALRRPAEVIGTGHHTVRELIEAQSRRRAAATGGESRIPLDEVTEATVAEAGWSFSDVLPEGTRLRVRRTANLHQGGTIHDVTAEVNPELCAVAVTAAEAIGIPVTGIDLLVPDVTGAEYVFIEANERPGLANHEPQPTAQAFIDFLFPQSPALPQAWTPDQPQQ
- a CDS encoding N-acetylglutaminylglutamine amidotransferase codes for the protein MCGATGEVRLDGLTPDVSAVSAMAEAMTARGPDAAGVWSQGRVALGHRRLKIIDLSEAGAQPMVDSDLGLAVAWNGCIYNYQQLRRELTDHGYRFFSHSDTEVLLKAYHHWGDRFVDRLYGMFAFAIVERDSGRVLLGRDRLGIKPLYLTQDAKRIRFASALPALVAGGDVDTRIDPVALHHYMTFHSVVPAPRTILRGVTKVPPATLVAIEPDGRCTTTTYWEPDFSRRDDRADWSERDWEDAVLESLRVAVDRRLVADVPVGCLLSGGVDSSLIVGLLAEAGQHGLATFSIGFESVGGVQGDEFKYSDIIAERFDTDHHQIRIGTDRMLPALDGAIGAMSEPMVSHDCVAFYLLSQEVAKHVKVVQSGQGADEVFAGYHWYPPMAHATSVPESVASYRAAFFDRDRSGYEKIVAPSYLTEAIRRRPDGTYGDPSEEFVTEHFARAGAATGVDRALRLDTTVMLVDDPVKRVDNMTMAWGLEGRVPFLDHELVELAATCPPELKTAHDGKGVLKQAARKVIPADVIDRPKGYFPVPALTHLEGPYLDLVRDALYAPAAKERGLFRPEAVERLLADPNGRLTPLRGNELWQIALLELWLQRHGITGAAA
- a CDS encoding SDR family oxidoreductase, with the protein product MTGRAVLVTGASGGIGAATVRRLTGRGATVYAAGRDEAKLTVLAAETGALPVVFDLTSEDEIRAAVSGLQLWGVVNCGGFGGEIATPQDTDIVVFDKVIAINARGSLLVIKHATPGMIARGAGGSIVNVSSQAGLVALPGHVSYGSSKAALDNITRVAALELGKHRIRVNSVNPTVVMTDMSASYWGRADVGPPFLAQMPLGRWATEDEIAAPICFLLSDDASMITGACLPVDGGYSCR
- a CDS encoding HAD-IA family hydrolase is translated as MASQVSFDVDGLLLDCDGVLVDSHDAAAVAWNQWATRWAPGFDFHRDIEHGRRINDLVAELIGDASEVAKAAAELKQLELDTATDVRAIPGARELLASCPGGRWAVVTSGNRALATARMASAELPTAAVLITGEDVNKGKPFPDPYLAAAQRLRIAPARCAVVEDAPAGIASARSAGVPTVIGVGSAAVEAPVTLAVADLRGVRFDGTRLHVAADGLLSGPTGNF
- a CDS encoding amino acid permease, translated to MPEGHEHLNDDERHLAKLGYVQELQRSWSGFSNFAISFSIISILAGCFTSFGLGWNNGGPAAIAWGWPLISVFILIIGLCMSELVSAFPTSGGIYWWASKLGGVKAGFYTGWLNLIGLIAILASVAYGCATFLDLTLGTFSETWLAGYSLRRTFLLFVVILAISALINIFSSHLLAIINNISVWWHVAGAAVVIALLWALPPQHASFGDVFAKTINNSGMFGGSTSGWGFLLFVLPIAAILTQYTITGYDASAHLSEETKSAANAAAKGIWQSIFYSAIGGWILLLSFLFAVQDADGVSKGGGAVVTIFTQAMSSKWVALILLISTAGQFFCTTACQTSASRMLFAFSRDRAVPGHQLWSAVNKNRVPANGVIVTAVLAAVITLPALVEVDINGAPVPVAFFAVVSIGVVGLYLCFAVPIYYRWKAGDSFEQGSWNLGRHWKWMAPVAIIEILITSVVAMFPTSSGGVPWGDAFEWKFVNYTPLLVGGVLILLWIYWHASVKNWFTGPIKQVDETGDELEGVS
- a CDS encoding alpha/beta fold hydrolase; the encoded protein is MPSTMVTVDGFGVPIDVAGPDKGSVVVVLGAAHHAPSAYDAVCQRLHTASLRTVVIGPDPRLTAKSVVGILDALDVRWALLVGDRIGGELAWELAATRLDRFIGLVVIDRGHPRVADPTGVIRDEHCPPVEMNTTALVSTPAARAVAKASQRYVYGDFRLVDLLGRRNAQESTAQLAAEIVMRTSVW